In Lolium perenne isolate Kyuss_39 chromosome 5, Kyuss_2.0, whole genome shotgun sequence, the sequence GAATCACAACAACCCTGTTACATGACCACATAACGACATATTCAAACCCAAATCAACAAAAATGTACATCAAAAACAGGAGTTGGAATTGGACAGTCAAATAGTTTATATCAAGCAATTCAAAGTCTCGACGGTCAACCAATTAGTCCATTCCCCGCAGACATAGAAACAAATTTCAATGTTCCAAATGGGACCATCGAACATTTAGATGACGTGGTCACACATTTCTAGCATGAAAGGTTCCAACAACAAATGTACCACCCATTGATGGCTGACTGAGAGCACAAGGCTAGACCCATTACTGAGCGGAATACCACAAATGAGCAGATATAAAACGTTGCTAAGAACATTCCCCATTGAGTATTCAGCTAATCAAGATGTCGCTGTAGCAATTTTCAGCACCTCAAAATGAACACCTATCATGAACCCTGCAAATGAAATGAGACTGGCTGAGTGAGATTTATAGTATGTGGCATTTTCCTAATAATGGCAGAAATAATCAACAAACTGGGAAAGATGACTTTGTTTTACTATGAGCAAATGAAAAGTTTGTCATAAAATCAACTAGTACTGATAAGAACTGCATTTAACCTAACCGTCAAGTGACAGCAAAACAGAAGTTTTACACTGCACAAATGGGGAGACAAAATAGTGGCGATACAACTTGTAGCGGCagcatcaaaaaaaaaaaaaatcgaaaagggttgccccagcctctgcatccaagAGATGCATACGGCAGCATCAAAATGGGGGACATGGATTGGGAAGACATATAAAAGAAAGTCTACGACTGCTGATGGCTGAAGCAAAGCAGTACCAAGACTTTACGTCAGATTCAGAGTTAGTCTGCAAAGAGCCAGAGTTTGAAGTTAGCAAGTATATATGTGTTTAGGAGTCCAAGAGACCACTGAGTGGTATCCTGCTAGATAGGCGTACTATATAAGCACAGGGATTGTGATCTTTTTAATCAAGCAATAAGAAATCTATTCCTCATCTCCTTTCTCCTCTCTCACCACCGATATCCTAAAAATGCACCGTCTCGGCGATACGGCGACCAAACCCAGAGGACAGAAGCCGGAAAGGAGCGGCCGCTGACCTGTACAACTACCCATTACGCTCGTTATCTCGAGAATGTAACACGGATACGTTCTTGAAAAAAAGATACATGTACTGTGCAAGTAGCAGCAGCTTAATCAGCTAAGATTTTCACTGAGATGTGTGCATTGAAAAAGATCCTCAGAAATAAAGCTTCAGTGCTTCACTCAAAAGACAAGAGAGGGAAAATAAAGTGGATGTGGACTTATCATCTCCAACAAACAATTTTGCTATATTACTGAATGTGCATCACTTACATAGAGCATAAGTAATTAACAGAGATTCGATGTATATTTACTCAATCTCCTATATGACAGCAGTACATATATAAATTGTGCTGGTTCATCAGTCTGCATGTTCCATGCGAATTGTCAAAGAAAAGACATAAAAAATGTAAGAAACACAATATGCATGTGGCTTTCATTTCATGCTCATCATATATTCATGTTCCAGTCAAAACAGTAATATATCTGAAATGTAAGAACCAAAAAAATGCATATACAGTGGGTTCCTTAGGGACCGATTCACTCTACATGATTGGCTGAACGCCCAAAGCCTTCCACTGGTAGATGGGCATAGAGTGGCGACTAAACAAATCAAGTAATCAGGTCAGAGCATTCCATCTGACATAAGTAACTGGATAACCTGGAATGCACCATGGCATACCAAAAATCTCTAAGAAATGCAAAGAATGGCTTGTGGCATAAAAGAATGAATATTACCTCAATTATGTGTTACGCACTCAATTCTCAGCATCAGCCTCCGCTTCTGCCAGTTTATGCTCATCATCCTTAACGATCTCTTCTTCATCCCATCTACTAACTTCAAGAGTGAACTCATCTGAAAGACAGCCAGCGGCATTCTTGACAGCATCCTCCAAGGCCTCCACCTCCCTAACCTTCGCACCATAACAGACAATCTCGACATGGAGATGCTTGAGCGAAGTAAGATTTTGGATGCCAAAATCAAGATCGCCACACAAAGAAAACACACCATGCGCATTAAATGGAACTCGGAACTTCTCAAGCTCAGGCATGGCTCCTGCTTCAACAAACAGTCCTCTTCCGGATTCCCAACAGGTGAAGTAAAACTCCTTCAGGCATCGGAATCCGTTGCTGCTGATAACGAGCCTATCTTTAGGTCTTGCTGTTCTTGAGGATATCCAGAGAAATGATAGAGAGGGCAAGTCCCCAAGGATTTGGAATGTTTCCTCATCCACTGGATCTACATAGATTCCTAGGTAAGAGAGATAATCAAGTGAGGCTACCCACTTTGGGATTCTGGGAAAATAGTAGTTTGTGGACATATCAAATATCTGGAGTAATCGAGGAGGAGGAGACCAAGTTTCAAGTAAGAAGTCAAGGGAACAAGAATGGTAGCTTTGAACTTGTAGTGAACGAAGGTTGAGCATGCCTAGTTTGCGGAGGGACAGGATCAAGTTATCTACAGAAGCTTCCATGCCACTGTTTGCATTACTTTTGTGCCAATTCAGGTTCAGCCCAAGTATTCTTAGTTTGGTCAGACTACCCAGCTCCTGCAAAGAGGACAGACAGGTGTTCTGATTGATTTCAATCTCTGATAATTCCTGCAAAGCTTGCATATTCCCAATCCCTTCAGGCAACTCTGCACTGTTAACCAAGAGACATGCCAGTTGCTGTAGTTGAACAATACTCGCTGGTAACTGTTTTACCCATGTCCATCTTAAGTCTAACGTCTGCAAATTACACAACTTCCCTAGCTGTTCGGGAAGTGCAGTAATTCTTCTTACATCGAGACGCAGATACTTCAGCTGAGATAGCCTGCTTATGTGTTTAAGATAATCAGGTTCCAACACCTCTCTATTTTCTAGATCTAGCACTCTTAAGGATTGCAAGTTTGAAAGAGAAGGCATATGTTCAGCACATCCAAAGATAGTGAGAGATCGAGCATGAGACATAATCATGTTTGATGGTACCATAGTATGTTCTCGAGCATGATAGTTGAGGGATAGACGGCGAACCTTGTCATGCTGCAGCGAGTTGAGATTTTTGTCAGCAGATAAGGTTACAAAATTTTCTTCATGCGACTTGGATATAATGAGGTCAAGAATCATATCATGGACACGGCAAGCATCAGCTCGACCATCATATTGGATTTCAACTGGTTCAATCAAGCTTCTGTTGATCAGATCATTAAAGTATACTTCTCCTACTTCCTCCAGATCCTGTCCACCTTCTGTGGTGATGAAGCCTTCAGCGATCCATCTCCTTACTAGCCGATCCCTCTTGATCTTGTAATCTTCAGGAAATAtacttagatatagcaaacatgtCTTCAAATGGTAGGGGAGATCATTGTAACCAATGAGCAATATCTTTTTCATCTCTTCCATATCTGAATCCTTTTCCAGTTCTGAACCAAAAGAATTCCGTATCCTCAGCCATTCTTCTTTGGTACTAGCTTTATTTGCCAACAAGCTAGCTACTGTAATGATCGCCAATGGCAAGCCACCACATTTTTTTAATATTTCATCTGAAACTTCCTTTAGATGAAGAGGGCATCCACATTCAGAGCCAAAAGCTCGTTTGAAGAATAAGCCCTTAGAGTGAGTTGCACTAAGAGGCTTTATGTCATACACACGATCATGGTGCTGAGAGGCACAATACTTGGCTACCGTGACAATACGCGTTGTTGTCAGTATTCTACTGGAACAACTATTTTCAGGAAAAGCACATTTGATAGCTCTCCATGCTGACAAGCTCCATATATCATCGATTACTATGAAGTACCTATCACAAATTGAAAAAAAAAGCATGTAATTCCAAAGCTGCAACCAATGAATAGCAGGAGTAAGCACGATGTACATAGATTATGCTATGAATAAGATTGATTTAGCACTAACACAACATTAGCACAAAATATATAAATTATTGATAACATTACACCATATTAGTTCCAAAACAGGATTGCCATGAGTAAATAAGGTAACATACCTTTTATCCTTGAGGACTTGTCTTATTGTGTTGATGAGTTGCTGCTCATCACATGCTTCGTTGCTGACATGCTCTTGGCAGCAGATCTGGAAGAGTATATTTCTTAAAATCCTCTTCAGGTTAGGGGTTTGTGACACCGACACAAAAGCTTGACATTCAAATTTCCCCTTGAGCTTCTGGTACACTTGATTAGCGAGAGTAGTTTTTCCAAGGCCTCCAAATCCAACAATTGACACTACCTTTAGCTGCTGCACCAATGCACCTTCCCCTTCTGTTAGCAACTTGACGAGATTATCCCTTGGGCCCTCGATGCCAACAAGCCTCGTCATCTCCGTGAAAAATGCTGGTAAGCGAGGGTCTATGCTTGTCCTGCTCAGCCTGGATACACCAGCATCAACCTTGTACCTGGCACGCCGACTGCTAGCCTCCATAGCGCCACGTTTGAGAACTTTTATTTCCTTGGCAATCCGATGGCGTGTCTTGGAATTTGTAAGTAAGTCCATGCACCTGCCAGCGAGACCCTTGAAGCCACGGGGTTTGCGGATGGAGTGAACACCGTGGGATAGCATGAAATTGTCAATGCCGTCCTCCATGTCGTAGGACAGCTCCCGCACCTCCTTAATGGAGCACTTGGACAGCTCATCTGGGTCCTCAACCTCAGACATCATCTTGAGGAAAGCATGCATGCTCTCAAGCTCAGCCTTGAGAAACACGAGATCACGTTTCACCCTAGTGAGAAGCTTGAATTCATCAGAGAGCAAATCACCCAGTTTCCTTAGTAGGGAGACCATGGCTCCATGTGCTGCACAGACAAGGGCCTCCATCCCTCAGTGTGTTGGTTTGGGTCTTTTTGTGACTGCCAGTTTGAAGCTCCAAAGCCTTATATATATGCATAATAAGTCAAAGAATCCATGAAAAAGAAAATGAGGTTGGTTACTCAAAGTCAGAAAGGTGCAGTGAGCGAACAGTTGAGACGCCCGCAGCATCTTACCATATAAAGGTGCACAAATTGTACAAAAAACATTTCATAATCAAACTGTCAAGAAGAAAAGAAAGTGTGAACGCTTGCACCACGGATGCAAGGTTGGTCTATTAGTCAAGAGAATCATAAGCCACCTAATGAGAAGACTACACAATGTAGACAGATATCAATATCTCATTAACATAGGAGTATATAAAGTCAGAAAATCACCATATATCGACCTCAACTTACAACGGGAATGGGAGAAAGTACATGGCAAATGAAACCATAAATGGAACAGGTTTCTTGGAGCAAACTGTTATTAATTTAGATGAGTGAATGTACGATTAGCTAAGCTTCCAATGCACGTTTAGTCGCTTAATACGGTTCTTGCAGATATTGACTTCGCTGAAACAATTATTCAGACATGTTGGCAGTTACCTTCTTGGTTAGTGGCAGGTCATACTGATTTGAATCTCCATGTTAACCACCATGCTAAACACCATGGAAACAATATAGCAAAAATATATAACTGGAAAAGATTCCGGGTTAGAATCTCATTCCATGTTGAGAAGTTTTCTCATCCATGTTGGAAAGTTTTCTCATCCATGTTGGAAAGTTTTCTTTAGCAGACAAGAGGCACTAGAAATTTCTTGTTTGAAAACTCAATACTAGTGGGTAGGTGGTTAGGCTCACTCTGAGGAGCATTGCATTGCACCGTCACATTCACAGAATACTTAGTGTGTGCAACATTATCAAAGATTCCGGGTAGTCGGTCAAGTTGCGATCAAGATGAGAAAGACAGAAAGAGACCACATTTCACAATCTAATCTAGGCGTCACATGAGGAAATCGCTCCGACCCCTAGGGTAGTAAAAGGAACAAAGGCATATTGCGAAGAATAAGTCACTGGCGAAATGACAGGGCAAATTAATTAAGCTAAAGGAGACAGTTAATTAGTGAGCGAGCAGGTAAGCTTTTGCGCGCAAAGAAACGTCTGCTCAGATAAAGGTACATACAGGCAGCAGGAAGTAAAACTAAGGATCAGTCGATTTGTCAATAAAAGGGGATTTTTCACTAACATGAAAGAAGTGAGGTGCGCAAGTGCACATCGAGGTAATGCAGATCCACTCAGGCCAGACAAAATCATCCAAAGAGTTCACTCACCGGTGAATATATGACGAGGCAAGTAAAGCTAAAGGGGACACAGTGTGGAAGCCTGAGATTTCCCGGCGAGTCTAGTGGAAGCCGCTTTCCTTATGTGCCAAGAGGAGTGTGGGGGAGGGTACAGGGGTATGATTTCATTCGGCGGAGGTGTATGAGGCAGTAGTGGGGGCACGATAGGAGGATAACCAGAGAGCGTAGGTCGACGGCGCCATCGTCGGTAGTCCGGTGGGCGGAGAGGGTTTGCCAGAACGGGAAGGGACAGGAGAGACGACGAGTGAAAAGAGACAGAGGAGGGAGGTCTGGGCTTCCGGGCCAAAATAATAATGGGCCTATCCGGGAACTTGATTGTAGCCTCCTAAGCCCACTTCTGGCCCATGTTGCCTTACACCGTCTGCATTTCCGAGCGAGCATCGTGTTCGTGTATACCAGTGAGGCAGTGACAAACGCCCAGTGTTTCTCCGCTTCATCTTTTTTTTTTCGGGTAAAATTAGATCCTTATTAAGCAAAAGGGGTTACAAGGCGCTCCAATTCCAGCTCCTGGAGA encodes:
- the LOC127299254 gene encoding disease resistance protein RGA5-like; its protein translation is MEALVCAAHGAMVSLLRKLGDLLSDEFKLLTRVKRDLVFLKAELESMHAFLKMMSEVEDPDELSKCSIKEVRELSYDMEDGIDNFMLSHGVHSIRKPRGFKGLAGRCMDLLTNSKTRHRIAKEIKVLKRGAMEASSRRARYKVDAGVSRLSRTSIDPRLPAFFTEMTRLVGIEGPRDNLVKLLTEGEGALVQQLKVVSIVGFGGLGKTTLANQVYQKLKGKFECQAFVSVSQTPNLKRILRNILFQICCQEHVSNEACDEQQLINTIRQVLKDKRYFIVIDDIWSLSAWRAIKCAFPENSCSSRILTTTRIVTVAKYCASQHHDRVYDIKPLSATHSKGLFFKRAFGSECGCPLHLKEVSDEILKKCGGLPLAIITVASLLANKASTKEEWLRIRNSFGSELEKDSDMEEMKKILLIGYNDLPYHLKTCLLYLSIFPEDYKIKRDRLVRRWIAEGFITTEGGQDLEEVGEVYFNDLINRSLIEPVEIQYDGRADACRVHDMILDLIISKSHEENFVTLSADKNLNSLQHDKVRRLSLNYHAREHTMVPSNMIMSHARSLTIFGCAEHMPSLSNLQSLRVLDLENREVLEPDYLKHISRLSQLKYLRLDVRRITALPEQLGKLCNLQTLDLRWTWVKQLPASIVQLQQLACLLVNSAELPEGIGNMQALQELSEIEINQNTCLSSLQELGSLTKLRILGLNLNWHKSNANSGMEASVDNLILSLRKLGMLNLRSLQVQSYHSCSLDFLLETWSPPPRLLQIFDMSTNYYFPRIPKWVASLDYLSYLGIYVDPVDEETFQILGDLPSLSFLWISSRTARPKDRLVISSNGFRCLKEFYFTCWESGRGLFVEAGAMPELEKFRVPFNAHGVFSLCGDLDFGIQNLTSLKHLHVEIVCYGAKVREVEALEDAVKNAAGCLSDEFTLEVSRWDEEEIVKDDEHKLAEAEADAEN